The proteins below are encoded in one region of Penaeus monodon isolate SGIC_2016 chromosome 32, NSTDA_Pmon_1, whole genome shotgun sequence:
- the LOC119593280 gene encoding cuticle protein CP1499-like, with translation MRALVILAVLGVCSGYNWQATYGGYGVYGSPYQRKWTGPVAATVPAGVDGTLTQVSDTYEVAAARNAFFQAYNAQLAAVGGYRYGTPAYHHATPAVHVSVAAPAAQYSALTYGAAPAPVGDTPAVAAAKAEFFRLYNLQAAAAAAAPDHDDHRYYY, from the exons ATGAGGgctctg GTAATTTTGGCAGTGCTGGGTGTGTGCTCCGGCTACAACTGGCAGGCCACCTACGGCGGCTACGGCGTGTACGGCTCCCCTTACCAGCGGAAGTGGACAGGACCTGTGGCAGCCACCGTCCCGGCGGGCGTCGACGGTACCCTCACCCAGGTATCCGATACCTACGAGGTAGCCGCTGCACGCAATGCCTTCTTCCAGGCATACAACGCTCAGCTGGCTGCCGTGGGCGGGTATCGTTACGGTACTCCCGCCTACCATCACGCCACGCCGGCGGTGCATGTCAGCGTAGCAGCGCCCGCCGCCCAATACTCCGCTCTCACCTATGGCGCCGCACCTGCTCCAGTCGGTGACACGCCCGCCGTGGCCGCCGCCAAGGCTGAGTTCTTCCGTCTGTACAACCtgcaggcagcagcagcagccgcgGCTCCAGATCACGATGACCATCGCTACTATTACTGA